The Desulfoscipio gibsoniae DSM 7213 genome contains a region encoding:
- a CDS encoding adenine deaminase C-terminal domain-containing protein, whose protein sequence is MGKTVADMQKIVAVAAGKGAADLYIEGGSLVNVFTGEIYPANIAVFQGKIAYVGNSRKMVGPRTEIIDASGCYLCPGFIEVHTHPWMVYTPATMVEVHLALGTTTFVCDNLFFYAYLGADGFLRIMKALAKLPARLYWVARIMHQTIDPEEPELFSIPNLDKVFMDPHVIKVGEITRWPKLVEGNESVMRRIKLAEERGLGFEGHAAGCSYDKLNAVAAVGVESCHEAITAEEAINRLRLGLWTILRHSSLRRDLPELLRAVTDYKVQTHRLLFSTDGSTPGFLAREGWIEGMVRKAVKVGVEPVTAIQMATINAATYLGLDRKIGAIAPGMHADILLLPDLQNFKPRLVIVGGNVVAADGKCCVSIPEPDWISLGLKAKLPPRELVSNPGLFGVPSDSSAIFPVIEVISAAINRLKERTLESRGGFLERKEDMLYCALVDHRGKWVTNGFVEGFGHMEALAATFTTSYDLLVLGRNRTAMAAAAAAVVDMGGGIALVDGNKDMFKMPLVYGGIMSADPYEVSMETLNTLQEKVRECGYPYHDIIYTLLFLVCDFLPGPRITAGGIIDVKTGQILYPPMPL, encoded by the coding sequence TTGGGTAAAACAGTTGCCGATATGCAGAAAATAGTAGCGGTGGCTGCTGGAAAAGGGGCAGCCGATTTATATATTGAGGGCGGTTCTCTGGTTAACGTGTTTACCGGTGAAATTTACCCGGCCAATATAGCGGTTTTTCAGGGCAAAATAGCCTATGTTGGAAACAGCCGTAAAATGGTGGGTCCACGAACAGAAATTATAGACGCGTCAGGGTGTTATTTGTGCCCGGGCTTTATCGAGGTACATACTCATCCCTGGATGGTTTACACGCCGGCTACTATGGTTGAAGTCCATCTGGCCCTCGGAACCACTACCTTTGTATGCGACAATTTATTTTTTTATGCTTACCTGGGGGCTGACGGCTTTTTAAGAATAATGAAAGCCCTGGCCAAGCTTCCCGCCCGGCTCTACTGGGTGGCCCGGATAATGCACCAAACCATTGACCCGGAGGAACCAGAATTGTTTTCCATTCCCAACCTGGACAAGGTCTTCATGGATCCTCACGTTATTAAAGTAGGTGAAATTACCCGCTGGCCAAAGCTGGTTGAGGGGAACGAGTCCGTCATGCGGAGAATTAAACTGGCGGAGGAGCGAGGTCTGGGGTTTGAAGGGCATGCGGCCGGGTGCTCTTACGATAAGCTAAATGCGGTGGCTGCGGTCGGGGTGGAATCCTGTCATGAGGCCATTACGGCGGAGGAAGCGATCAATAGACTGCGCCTGGGCCTTTGGACCATCCTTCGCCACAGCTCGCTAAGGCGCGATTTGCCTGAGCTGTTGAGGGCGGTAACAGATTATAAGGTGCAGACGCATAGACTTCTTTTTTCCACCGATGGCTCCACGCCGGGGTTTTTAGCGCGTGAGGGCTGGATTGAAGGGATGGTTAGAAAGGCGGTTAAAGTCGGTGTGGAACCCGTCACAGCCATTCAAATGGCCACTATTAATGCGGCCACCTATCTTGGTCTGGACAGGAAAATCGGCGCTATCGCACCCGGGATGCATGCCGATATCCTCCTTTTGCCGGATCTGCAAAACTTTAAACCCCGCCTGGTTATCGTCGGGGGAAATGTAGTTGCTGCAGACGGGAAGTGCTGTGTATCTATTCCTGAGCCCGACTGGATTTCTTTGGGCCTTAAAGCCAAACTGCCTCCCCGCGAACTGGTCAGCAATCCCGGTTTGTTTGGTGTCCCCTCGGACAGTTCCGCCATCTTTCCCGTCATTGAAGTTATATCAGCAGCCATCAACCGTTTAAAAGAAAGAACGCTGGAATCCCGGGGCGGGTTTTTAGAACGTAAGGAAGACATGCTTTACTGCGCTTTAGTTGACCACCGGGGTAAATGGGTGACCAACGGATTTGTTGAGGGTTTTGGGCATATGGAAGCTTTGGCTGCCACATTTACAACATCGTATGACCTACTGGTGCTGGGCCGTAACCGGACAGCCATGGCGGCTGCAGCTGCAGCGGTAGTGGATATGGGAGGTGGTATTGCGCTGGTTGATGGTAATAAAGATATGTTTAAAATGCCACTGGTTTACGGCGGAATTATGAGCGCGGATCCCTATGAAGTATCGATGGAGACCCTTAATACTTTGCAAGAGAAGGTGCGTGAATGTGGTTATCCATATCACGACATTATATATACCCTTTTATTTTTAGTATGCGATTTTCTACCCGGACCACGGATTACAGCCGGCGGGATAATTGATGTGAAAACCGGGCAAATTTTATATCCCCCCATGCCGCTTTAA